A single genomic interval of Ischnura elegans chromosome 3, ioIscEleg1.1, whole genome shotgun sequence harbors:
- the LOC124156229 gene encoding SANT and BTB domain regulator of class switch recombination isoform X3 produces MGLTKLYAAKIKLQSGESPAPLQMLQKFPREKVEIHVCDEVRNVKKKFKCPQRLLVSKMGYFAEVTTGQKLEDMDISVHCDLNIFDWLMRWVKKDSLPEDNWPHLEASNVVSILVSASFLQMDPLENDCLNFLYKNANDILKTSSNLSCLNDNILSKLTRLFSNSDIEALADKKDKIQSRLYCKLISALVDGQPDPRKGHFSKLSSLYKCNKCDKLIMKEVQNDVPCIPQNMRMDRMGKVHATHSRDPLWDLNEYVRSLRSALGSWQLVYWHLWGECHILQCYLCHLPFSLLNISNCSHHTEPALFVSVGGRAPRGVSYPVGHYPCCGARTFRFEPLSTKMGCKLSDHQPELLSKTDAEIWHIFLKHRHLITQEVAVTPSQGKMLTYHPRKDSATKSDVSNESPFTCMKSTSVSQPNPWWSGLNLAPRRPPHGLLMSIWELYRRADQQPQQGSQDGKIVSVTGLTLGAHRTGPQKKQLSIEEAERMTPHSSSSTGDSISSSSSDGDDSSGDETGWDGAGWTGEGTEEEVRAGDWSSQKCKELTRQQLGSICAGRWISSALGATRKSHASNPSGPSMPFQPRKSRWSNKLSTRANQDNQRELEEKAMNWASAVLTRRTVAVNSLQQKPRPMPLGGIYVRLEQEWREANGLNAHSKSVHHGSRQRARLGRTWKSSQLHSR; encoded by the exons ATGGGCCTAACCAAATTGTATGCAGCAAAGATAAAGCTGCAATCAGGAGAAAGTCCAGCACCATTGCAGATGCTGCAAAAATTTCCAAGGGAGA AAGTAGAAATTCATGTCTGTGATGAAGTCAGAAatgttaaaaagaaatttaaatgccCACAAAGGCTTTTAGTTTCAAAAATGGGATATTTTGCAGAAGTGACAACAG GTCAGAAGCTGGAAGACATGGATATTTCTGTTCACTGTGACCTTAATATATTTGATTGGCTTATGAGATGGGTCAAGAAAGACAGTCTGCCTGAAGATAACTGGCCGCATCTGG AGGCTTCAAATGTTGTCTCCATTCTGGTCTCTGCATCATTTTTACAAATGGATCCTTTGGAAAATGACTGTCTTAACTTTCTGTACAAGAATGCCAATGATATATTAAAAACATCATCTAATCTTTCGTGCCTCAATGACAATATTCTTTCCAA GCTCACACGACTATTTTCAAATTCAGACATAGAAGCCCTGGCTGACAAGAAGGACAAAATTCAGTCACGGCTGTATTGCAAGCTAATATCAGCTCTGGTTGATGGCCAGCCTGATCCAAGGAAAGGGCATTTTTCAAAGCTTTCCTCTCTGTATAAATGCAATAAATGTGACAAATTGATAATGAAGGAGGTCCAGAATGATGTACCATGCATTCCGCAGAATATGAGAATGGATCGCATGGGAAAGGTGCATGCAACTCACTCGAG GGATCCTCTGTGGGATTTGAATGAGTATGTTAGAAGTTTAAGATCTGCTCTTGGCTCCTGGCAGCTCGTCTACTGGCATCTTTGGGGAGAGTGTCATATTCTTCAGTGCTATCTGTGTCATTTACCATTTTCTCTGCTGAATATAAGTAATTGCTCACATCACACGGAGCCTGCGCTATTTGTCTCTGTGGGTGGCCGAGCTCCTCGAGGGGTATCTTACCCAGTGGGGCATTATCCATGCTGTGGTGCACGGACATTTCGTTTCGAACCTCTGTCCACCAAAATG GGATGTAAACTTAGTGATCACCAGCCAGAATTGCTCTCTAAGACAGATGCTGAAATTTGGCATATATTTTTGAAGCATAGACATTTAATCACTCAAGAAGTTGCTGTGACTCCTAGTCAAGGAAAAATGTTAACTTACCATCCtaggaaag ATTCAGCTACTAAATCAGATGTTAGTAATGAGAGTCCATTTACCTGTATGAAAAGCACAAGTGTCAGCCAACCTAATCCTTGGTGGTCAGGCCTGAATTTAGCTCCAAGGAGACCTCCTCATGGGCTTTTGATGTCCATATGGGAGCTGTATCGCCGTGCAGATCAGCAGCCTCAACAAG GGAGTCAGGATGGAAAGATTGTGTCTGTGACAGGCCTCACCCTTGGAGCTCATCGAACAGGGCCACAGAAGAAACAATTATCGATTGAGGAAGCTGAAAGGATGACTCCGCATAGTAGCAGTAGCACTGGGGATAGCATTAGTAGTTCTAGTAGTGATGGTGACGACAGCAGTGGTGATGAGACTGGGTGGGATGGTGCTGGTTGGACTGGGGAAGGCACTGAGGAGGAGGTCAGAGCTGGAGATTGGAGCTCACAGAAATGTAAAGAGCTCACCAGACAGCAACTGGGCTCAATCTGCGCTGGTCGTTGGATTAGCAGTGCTTTGGGAGCCACAAGGAAGAGTCATGCTTCAAATCCATCGGGCCCCTCCATGCCTTTTCAACCCAG aaaATCTCGATGGTCAAACAAACTTTCCACTCGAGCCAACCAGGATAACCAAAGGGAACTGGAGGAAAAGGCAATGAACTGGGCATCTGCTGTGCTTACTCGGCGCACAGTGGCTGTCAACTCTCTTCAGCAGAAACCACGACCCATGCCCTTGGGTGGCATTTATGTGCGTTTGGAACAAGAATGGAGGGAAGCTAATGGGCTGAATGCACACTCTAAGTCAGTGCACCATGGTAGTCGTCAACGGGCCAGGTTAGGAAG AACCTGGAAAAGTAGCCAATTGCACTCAAGATAG
- the LOC124156229 gene encoding SANT and BTB domain regulator of class switch recombination isoform X1, producing the protein MAKFSPDNSNHKLKLPASSISHRMGKKTSAIPVKSEDPEKKAVDVPMKEFLDFLRTAYQVNQAIEGAPFSLAQNVEVNWKQLTSSSLCSLMCSTEENAKSGGIVEVRTEGVQEVEKLMKIKLNEILQEGLLDSMIPYILPKHMNQPVIKKPVPVSNLEPLKPHLEKSSRIVNGPNQIVCSKDKAAIRRKSSTIADAAKISKGDTEVEIHVCDEVRNVKKKFKCPQRLLVSKMGYFAEVTTGQKLEDMDISVHCDLNIFDWLMRWVKKDSLPEDNWPHLEASNVVSILVSASFLQMDPLENDCLNFLYKNANDILKTSSNLSCLNDNILSKLTRLFSNSDIEALADKKDKIQSRLYCKLISALVDGQPDPRKGHFSKLSSLYKCNKCDKLIMKEVQNDVPCIPQNMRMDRMGKVHATHSRDPLWDLNEYVRSLRSALGSWQLVYWHLWGECHILQCYLCHLPFSLLNISNCSHHTEPALFVSVGGRAPRGVSYPVGHYPCCGARTFRFEPLSTKMGCKLSDHQPELLSKTDAEIWHIFLKHRHLITQEVAVTPSQGKMLTYHPRKDSATKSDVSNESPFTCMKSTSVSQPNPWWSGLNLAPRRPPHGLLMSIWELYRRADQQPQQGSQDGKIVSVTGLTLGAHRTGPQKKQLSIEEAERMTPHSSSSTGDSISSSSSDGDDSSGDETGWDGAGWTGEGTEEEVRAGDWSSQKCKELTRQQLGSICAGRWISSALGATRKSHASNPSGPSMPFQPRKSRWSNKLSTRANQDNQRELEEKAMNWASAVLTRRTVAVNSLQQKPRPMPLGGIYVRLEQEWREANGLNAHSKSVHHGSRQRARLGRTWKSSQLHSR; encoded by the exons ATGGCGAAATTCTCACCAGACAATTCGAATCATAAACTAAAGTTGCCTGCGTCGAGTATTTCCCACAGAATGGGTAAAAAAACAAGTGCCATCCCGGTTAAGTCTGAAGACCCTGAGAAGAAAGCCGTGGATGTGCCAATGAAAGAGTTTTTGGACTTTCTCCGCACTGCATATCAAGTTAATCAAGCTATTGAAGGTGCTCCGTTTTCATTGGCTCAAAATGTTGAGGTTAACTGGAAGCAGCTTACCAGCAGTAGTTTGTGCTCTCTCATGTGTAGCACGGAAGAGAATGCGAAGAGTGGTGGTATAGTTGAAGTGCGTACAGAAGGTGTCCAAGAAGTAGAAAAACTtatgaaaattaagttaaatGAAATACTTCAGGAAGGTTTACTTGACTCTATGATTCCATACATACTCCCCAAGCATATGAATCAACCAGTTATAAAAAAGCCTGTACCTGTATCTAATCTGGAACCATTGAAGCCACACTTAGAAAAATCTTCCAGAATTGTCAATGGGCCTAACCAAATTGTATGCAGCAAAGATAAAGCTGCAATCAGGAGAAAGTCCAGCACCATTGCAGATGCTGCAAAAATTTCCAAGGGAGA TACAGAAGTAGAAATTCATGTCTGTGATGAAGTCAGAAatgttaaaaagaaatttaaatgccCACAAAGGCTTTTAGTTTCAAAAATGGGATATTTTGCAGAAGTGACAACAG GTCAGAAGCTGGAAGACATGGATATTTCTGTTCACTGTGACCTTAATATATTTGATTGGCTTATGAGATGGGTCAAGAAAGACAGTCTGCCTGAAGATAACTGGCCGCATCTGG AGGCTTCAAATGTTGTCTCCATTCTGGTCTCTGCATCATTTTTACAAATGGATCCTTTGGAAAATGACTGTCTTAACTTTCTGTACAAGAATGCCAATGATATATTAAAAACATCATCTAATCTTTCGTGCCTCAATGACAATATTCTTTCCAA GCTCACACGACTATTTTCAAATTCAGACATAGAAGCCCTGGCTGACAAGAAGGACAAAATTCAGTCACGGCTGTATTGCAAGCTAATATCAGCTCTGGTTGATGGCCAGCCTGATCCAAGGAAAGGGCATTTTTCAAAGCTTTCCTCTCTGTATAAATGCAATAAATGTGACAAATTGATAATGAAGGAGGTCCAGAATGATGTACCATGCATTCCGCAGAATATGAGAATGGATCGCATGGGAAAGGTGCATGCAACTCACTCGAG GGATCCTCTGTGGGATTTGAATGAGTATGTTAGAAGTTTAAGATCTGCTCTTGGCTCCTGGCAGCTCGTCTACTGGCATCTTTGGGGAGAGTGTCATATTCTTCAGTGCTATCTGTGTCATTTACCATTTTCTCTGCTGAATATAAGTAATTGCTCACATCACACGGAGCCTGCGCTATTTGTCTCTGTGGGTGGCCGAGCTCCTCGAGGGGTATCTTACCCAGTGGGGCATTATCCATGCTGTGGTGCACGGACATTTCGTTTCGAACCTCTGTCCACCAAAATG GGATGTAAACTTAGTGATCACCAGCCAGAATTGCTCTCTAAGACAGATGCTGAAATTTGGCATATATTTTTGAAGCATAGACATTTAATCACTCAAGAAGTTGCTGTGACTCCTAGTCAAGGAAAAATGTTAACTTACCATCCtaggaaag ATTCAGCTACTAAATCAGATGTTAGTAATGAGAGTCCATTTACCTGTATGAAAAGCACAAGTGTCAGCCAACCTAATCCTTGGTGGTCAGGCCTGAATTTAGCTCCAAGGAGACCTCCTCATGGGCTTTTGATGTCCATATGGGAGCTGTATCGCCGTGCAGATCAGCAGCCTCAACAAG GGAGTCAGGATGGAAAGATTGTGTCTGTGACAGGCCTCACCCTTGGAGCTCATCGAACAGGGCCACAGAAGAAACAATTATCGATTGAGGAAGCTGAAAGGATGACTCCGCATAGTAGCAGTAGCACTGGGGATAGCATTAGTAGTTCTAGTAGTGATGGTGACGACAGCAGTGGTGATGAGACTGGGTGGGATGGTGCTGGTTGGACTGGGGAAGGCACTGAGGAGGAGGTCAGAGCTGGAGATTGGAGCTCACAGAAATGTAAAGAGCTCACCAGACAGCAACTGGGCTCAATCTGCGCTGGTCGTTGGATTAGCAGTGCTTTGGGAGCCACAAGGAAGAGTCATGCTTCAAATCCATCGGGCCCCTCCATGCCTTTTCAACCCAG aaaATCTCGATGGTCAAACAAACTTTCCACTCGAGCCAACCAGGATAACCAAAGGGAACTGGAGGAAAAGGCAATGAACTGGGCATCTGCTGTGCTTACTCGGCGCACAGTGGCTGTCAACTCTCTTCAGCAGAAACCACGACCCATGCCCTTGGGTGGCATTTATGTGCGTTTGGAACAAGAATGGAGGGAAGCTAATGGGCTGAATGCACACTCTAAGTCAGTGCACCATGGTAGTCGTCAACGGGCCAGGTTAGGAAG AACCTGGAAAAGTAGCCAATTGCACTCAAGATAG
- the LOC124156229 gene encoding SANT and BTB domain regulator of class switch recombination isoform X2 → MAKFSPDNSNHKLKLPASSISHRMGKKTSAIPVKSEDPEKKAVDVPMKEFLDFLRTAYQVNQAIEGAPFSLAQNVEVNWKQLTSSSLCSLMCSTEENAKSGGIVEVRTEGVQEVEKLMKIKLNEILQEGLLDSMIPYILPKHMNQPVIKKPVPVSNLEPLKPHLEKSSRIVNGPNQIVCSKDKAAIRRKSSTIADAAKISKGDTEVEIHVCDEVRNVKKKFKCPQRLLVSKMGYFAEVTTGQKLEDMDISVHCDLNIFDWLMRWVKKDSLPEDNWPHLEASNVVSILVSASFLQMDPLENDCLNFLYKNANDILKTSSNLSCLNDNILSKLTRLFSNSDIEALADKKDKIQSRLYCKLISALVDGQPDPRKGHFSKLSSLYKCNKCDKLIMKEVQNDVPCIPQNMRMDRMGKVHATHSRDPLWDLNEYVRSLRSALGSWQLVYWHLWGECHILQCYLCHLPFSLLNISNCSHHTEPALFVSVGGRAPRGVSYPVGHYPCCGARTFRFEPLSTKMGCKLSDHQPELLSKTDAEIWHIFLKHRHLITQEVAVTPSQGKMLTYHPRKDSATKSDVSNESPFTCMKSTSVSQPNPWWSGLNLAPRRPPHGLLMSIWELYRRADQQPQQGSQDGKIVSVTGLTLGAHRTGPQKKQLSIEEAERMTPHSSSSTGDSISSSSSDGDDSSGDETGWDGAGWTGEGTEEEVRAGDWSSQKCKELTRQQLGSICAGRWISSALGATRKSHASNPSGPSMPFQPRKSRWSNKLSTRANQDNQRELEEKAMNWASAVLTRRTVAVNSLQQKPRPMPLGGIYVRLEQEWREANGLNAHSKSVHHGSRQRARTWKSSQLHSR, encoded by the exons ATGGCGAAATTCTCACCAGACAATTCGAATCATAAACTAAAGTTGCCTGCGTCGAGTATTTCCCACAGAATGGGTAAAAAAACAAGTGCCATCCCGGTTAAGTCTGAAGACCCTGAGAAGAAAGCCGTGGATGTGCCAATGAAAGAGTTTTTGGACTTTCTCCGCACTGCATATCAAGTTAATCAAGCTATTGAAGGTGCTCCGTTTTCATTGGCTCAAAATGTTGAGGTTAACTGGAAGCAGCTTACCAGCAGTAGTTTGTGCTCTCTCATGTGTAGCACGGAAGAGAATGCGAAGAGTGGTGGTATAGTTGAAGTGCGTACAGAAGGTGTCCAAGAAGTAGAAAAACTtatgaaaattaagttaaatGAAATACTTCAGGAAGGTTTACTTGACTCTATGATTCCATACATACTCCCCAAGCATATGAATCAACCAGTTATAAAAAAGCCTGTACCTGTATCTAATCTGGAACCATTGAAGCCACACTTAGAAAAATCTTCCAGAATTGTCAATGGGCCTAACCAAATTGTATGCAGCAAAGATAAAGCTGCAATCAGGAGAAAGTCCAGCACCATTGCAGATGCTGCAAAAATTTCCAAGGGAGA TACAGAAGTAGAAATTCATGTCTGTGATGAAGTCAGAAatgttaaaaagaaatttaaatgccCACAAAGGCTTTTAGTTTCAAAAATGGGATATTTTGCAGAAGTGACAACAG GTCAGAAGCTGGAAGACATGGATATTTCTGTTCACTGTGACCTTAATATATTTGATTGGCTTATGAGATGGGTCAAGAAAGACAGTCTGCCTGAAGATAACTGGCCGCATCTGG AGGCTTCAAATGTTGTCTCCATTCTGGTCTCTGCATCATTTTTACAAATGGATCCTTTGGAAAATGACTGTCTTAACTTTCTGTACAAGAATGCCAATGATATATTAAAAACATCATCTAATCTTTCGTGCCTCAATGACAATATTCTTTCCAA GCTCACACGACTATTTTCAAATTCAGACATAGAAGCCCTGGCTGACAAGAAGGACAAAATTCAGTCACGGCTGTATTGCAAGCTAATATCAGCTCTGGTTGATGGCCAGCCTGATCCAAGGAAAGGGCATTTTTCAAAGCTTTCCTCTCTGTATAAATGCAATAAATGTGACAAATTGATAATGAAGGAGGTCCAGAATGATGTACCATGCATTCCGCAGAATATGAGAATGGATCGCATGGGAAAGGTGCATGCAACTCACTCGAG GGATCCTCTGTGGGATTTGAATGAGTATGTTAGAAGTTTAAGATCTGCTCTTGGCTCCTGGCAGCTCGTCTACTGGCATCTTTGGGGAGAGTGTCATATTCTTCAGTGCTATCTGTGTCATTTACCATTTTCTCTGCTGAATATAAGTAATTGCTCACATCACACGGAGCCTGCGCTATTTGTCTCTGTGGGTGGCCGAGCTCCTCGAGGGGTATCTTACCCAGTGGGGCATTATCCATGCTGTGGTGCACGGACATTTCGTTTCGAACCTCTGTCCACCAAAATG GGATGTAAACTTAGTGATCACCAGCCAGAATTGCTCTCTAAGACAGATGCTGAAATTTGGCATATATTTTTGAAGCATAGACATTTAATCACTCAAGAAGTTGCTGTGACTCCTAGTCAAGGAAAAATGTTAACTTACCATCCtaggaaag ATTCAGCTACTAAATCAGATGTTAGTAATGAGAGTCCATTTACCTGTATGAAAAGCACAAGTGTCAGCCAACCTAATCCTTGGTGGTCAGGCCTGAATTTAGCTCCAAGGAGACCTCCTCATGGGCTTTTGATGTCCATATGGGAGCTGTATCGCCGTGCAGATCAGCAGCCTCAACAAG GGAGTCAGGATGGAAAGATTGTGTCTGTGACAGGCCTCACCCTTGGAGCTCATCGAACAGGGCCACAGAAGAAACAATTATCGATTGAGGAAGCTGAAAGGATGACTCCGCATAGTAGCAGTAGCACTGGGGATAGCATTAGTAGTTCTAGTAGTGATGGTGACGACAGCAGTGGTGATGAGACTGGGTGGGATGGTGCTGGTTGGACTGGGGAAGGCACTGAGGAGGAGGTCAGAGCTGGAGATTGGAGCTCACAGAAATGTAAAGAGCTCACCAGACAGCAACTGGGCTCAATCTGCGCTGGTCGTTGGATTAGCAGTGCTTTGGGAGCCACAAGGAAGAGTCATGCTTCAAATCCATCGGGCCCCTCCATGCCTTTTCAACCCAG aaaATCTCGATGGTCAAACAAACTTTCCACTCGAGCCAACCAGGATAACCAAAGGGAACTGGAGGAAAAGGCAATGAACTGGGCATCTGCTGTGCTTACTCGGCGCACAGTGGCTGTCAACTCTCTTCAGCAGAAACCACGACCCATGCCCTTGGGTGGCATTTATGTGCGTTTGGAACAAGAATGGAGGGAAGCTAATGGGCTGAATGCACACTCTAAGTCAGTGCACCATGGTAGTCGTCAACGGGCCAG AACCTGGAAAAGTAGCCAATTGCACTCAAGATAG